One part of the Phragmites australis chromosome 3, lpPhrAust1.1, whole genome shotgun sequence genome encodes these proteins:
- the LOC133913827 gene encoding gibberellin 20 oxidase 1-D-like, which produces MVQAAQEPQQQLIFDAARLSGLADIPQQFIWPSDESPTPDAAEELPVPLIDLGGLLSDDAAAAADVVRQVGEACELHGFFQVVNHGIDPALLAEAHRCMDAFFTLPLPEKQRAQRRQGESCGYASSFTGRFACKLPWKETLSFRYSASSASPDLVVNYFVDKLGEDYLHHGEVYGRYCSEMSRLSLEIMEVLGESLGVGRAHFRRFFERNDSIMRLNFYPPCQRPYETLGTGPHCDPTSLTILHQDDVGGLQVFADGRWRSIRPHAGAFVVNIGDTFMALSNGRYRSCLHRAVVNSRVPRKSLAFFLCPEMDKVVQPPGELVDAGNPRAYPDFTWRTLLEFTQKHYRADMRTLEVFSNWLRHGQDQAAPLLL; this is translated from the exons ATGGTGCAGGCAGCGCAGGAACCACAGCAGCAGCTCATCTTCGACGCCGCCCGCCTGAGCGGGCTTGCCGACATCCCGCAGCAGTTCATCTGGCCGTCGGACGAGAGCCCCACACCCGACGCCGCAGAGGAGCTGCCTGTGCCGCTCATCGACCTCGGCGGCCTCCTCTCCGacgacgccgccgcggccgccgatGTGGTCCGCCAGGTGGGCGAGGCGTGCGAGCTGCACGGCTTCTTCCAGGTGGTGAACCACGGCATCGACCCGGCGCTGCTGGCGGAGGCCCACCGCTGCATGGACGCCTTCTTCACGCTGCCCCTCCCGGAGAAGCAGCGCGCGCAGCGGCGCCAGGGCGAGAGCTGCGGCTACGCCAGCAGCTTCACGGGCCGGTTCGCGTGCAAGCTGCCCTGGAAGGAGACCCTGTCGTTCCGCTACTCCGCGAGCTCGGCGTCGCCGGACCTCGTCGTCAACTACTTCGTCGACAAGCTCGGCGAGGACTACCTCCACCACGG GGAGGTGTATGGTCGGTACTGCTCGGAGATGAGCCGCCTGTCGCTGGAGATCATGGAGGTGCTGGGCGAGAGCCTGGGCGTGGGGCGCGCGCACTTCCGGCGCTTCTTCGAGCGCAACGACTCCATCATGCGGCTCAACTTCTACCCGCCGTGCCAGCGCCCCTACGAGACGCTGGGCACGGGCCCGCATTGCGACCCCACGTCGCTGACCATCCTCCACCAGGACGACGTCGGCGGCCTGCAGGTGTTCGCCGATGGGCGGTGGCGCTCCATCCGGCCGCACGCCGGCGCCTTCGTGGTGAACATCGGCGACACCTTCATGGCGCTCTCCAACGGGCGGTACAGGAGCTGCCTGCACCGCGCCGTCGTCAACAGCCGCGTGCCGCGCAAGTCGCTGGCCTTCTTCCTGTGCCCGGAGATGGACAAGGTGGTGCAGCCGCCGGGGGAGCTCGTGGACGCCGGGAATCCCAGGGCGTACCCGGACTTCACGTGGCGGACGCTGCTGGAATTCACGCAGAAGCACTACAGGGCGGACATGAGGACGCTGGAGGTGTTCTCCAACTGGCTCCGCCATGGGCAGGACCAGGCTGCCCCCCTCCTCCTCTAG